A single window of Nicotiana sylvestris chromosome 5, ASM39365v2, whole genome shotgun sequence DNA harbors:
- the LOC104227930 gene encoding uncharacterized protein has translation MADQQALNQKLIADQQTFNQKLIADQQTFNQKIMTDQQAQATSLRNLEHHVGQLAIAQNTRPVGAFPSDTEPNPKDQVKAVTLRNGRALEEVPKKKKNIAHTEGELVPKPFEGNEKDDKGPEPVIETRPPPPFPQRLQKQKDDAKYKKFLDILSQVIVNLPLVEILQEVPKYARYLRDIVTNKRRHAEFETVALTEECSARVQSKLLPKLKDPGSFTIPLSLGKQEVGRALCDLGASINLMSSSLFKQLGLGVLRPTTITLQLADRSLVMPEGIIKDVLVRVGKFILPADFIVLDYEADDEVPIILG, from the coding sequence ATGGCCGACCAGCAAGCCCTCAATCAGAAATTAATAGCAGATCAACAAACTTTCAATCAGAAATTAATAGCAGATCAACAAACTTTCAATCAGAAAATAATGACTGATCAGCAGGCTCAAGCCACATCACTGAGAAATTTGGAGCACCACGTGGGCCAACTTGCCATAGCCCAAAATACCAGACCAGTAGGGGCTTTTCCTAGTGATACTGAGCCCAATCCTAAAGATCAAGTCAAAGCGGTTACCTTGAGAAATGGAAGAGCATTGGAAGAAgttccaaagaaaaagaagaatatagCTCATACCGAGGGAGAATTAGTTCCCAAGCCATTTGAGGGGAATGAGAAAGATGATAAAGGACCCGAGCCAGTAATTGAGACTAGGCCACCACCTCCGTTTCCACAAAGACTGCAGAAGCAAAAAGATGATGCTAAGTACAAGAAATTCCTAGATATTTTGAGCCAAGTGATTGTGAATTTGCCTTTGGTGGAAATTTTACAGGAAGTGCCTAAGTATGCAAGGTATCTCAGAGATATTGTGACAAACAAACGAAGACATGCAGAGTTcgaaacagttgcacttactgaagagtgcagTGCCAGAGTTCAGAGTAAACTTCTtcctaagttgaaggatcctgggagtttcacaattccttTGTCTCTTGGAAAACAAGAAGTTGGTAGAGCCCTGTGTGATTTAGGGGCTAGTATAAATTTGATGTCATCCTCTTTGTTCAAGCAACTCGGATTGGGGGTGCTTAGACCTACTACAATCACTTTACAGTTAGCAGATAGGTCACTAGTCATGCCAGAAGGAATTATTAAGGATGTTttagttcgagtgggaaagtttATTCTTCCTGCTGATTTTATTGTTCTTGATTACGAGGCAGATGATGAAGTGCCCATTATTTTGGGGTGA